The uncultured Methanomethylovorans sp. genome contains a region encoding:
- a CDS encoding LrgB family protein, with protein sequence MLSSLVSSPLFGIIISLLTFQMGSMLYKKTGLVFLNPLVLSMLMIIAFLVNFHISFDDYNRGGQFISFFLGPATVILAVPLYKKITLLKENILPIFAGITIGSATGILSIVAMCKMFGLDELVSISMIPKSITTPIGIELSNQLGGLPSITVAGIVFTGISGVLIGPMICKLFKIDNKVAVGIAIGTSSHALGTTKAVELGETEGAMSGLAIGIAGLITVFLAPIIAKIFM encoded by the coding sequence ATGTTATCTTCTCTTGTAAGTTCGCCTTTGTTTGGGATTATTATATCTTTGCTCACATTCCAGATGGGCAGCATGCTTTACAAAAAGACCGGATTGGTTTTCCTCAATCCTCTGGTATTAAGCATGCTGATGATCATAGCTTTTCTTGTAAACTTCCACATAAGTTTCGATGATTATAACAGAGGAGGACAGTTCATATCCTTCTTCCTGGGTCCTGCCACCGTTATTCTGGCTGTACCACTGTACAAAAAGATAACCTTACTGAAGGAGAACATCCTGCCCATCTTTGCAGGCATCACCATAGGTTCAGCAACAGGAATCTTGAGCATAGTTGCCATGTGTAAGATGTTCGGCCTTGATGAGCTGGTAAGCATCTCCATGATCCCTAAATCCATCACCACGCCTATAGGGATTGAGTTATCTAATCAGCTTGGAGGTCTCCCATCCATTACCGTGGCAGGTATCGTCTTTACGGGCATATCAGGTGTTTTGATAGGTCCTATGATCTGTAAATTGTTCAAAATAGACAACAAGGTGGCTGTGGGAATTGCCATAGGTACATCGTCCCATGCATTGGGTACTACCAAGGCAGTAGAATTGGGGGAGACTGAAGGAGCCATGAGCGGGCTGGCGATAGGTATCGCAGGTCTTATCACTGTATTCCTTGCTCCCATAATTGCGAAGATATTTATGTGA
- a CDS encoding CidA/LrgA family protein: MGDFLHNTLNLPVPGNVIGMLLLLFFLMTGMIKLSMIEDVSNFLLKHLSFFFVPAGVGLITCFSILNGKWTALTIISVVSTIIIAATTGIIVQVLMKRRQSGE; the protein is encoded by the coding sequence ATGGGGGATTTTCTTCACAACACACTAAACCTGCCTGTGCCAGGAAATGTAATAGGTATGTTGCTCCTGCTTTTCTTCCTGATGACAGGGATGATAAAGCTATCAATGATAGAGGATGTAAGTAATTTCTTGCTAAAGCACCTATCTTTTTTCTTCGTTCCGGCAGGAGTAGGACTGATTACCTGTTTTTCTATACTGAATGGAAAATGGACAGCCCTCACGATCATATCCGTTGTTTCCACCATCATTATTGCAGCAACAACAGGTATCATTGTTCAGGTACTTATGAAAAGGAGGCAGTCCGGTGAATGA
- a CDS encoding isoprenylcysteine carboxylmethyltransferase family protein: MVLSVIILVLCLIGFASIHSLMASLRFKRLAMQVLGSKGEVLYMPLFSLVAILTISPLPYLFYKNPGEILYIVPSPWRWVMVIGQLIAGIITLRAFTDAPQRFKIRAQLSAPNTTEAGSLNIRGIYRWVRDPFTFSTLIIMLLTPFMTTNLLIIYIVTTIYLYFGSRHWETRLVAQFGDEYKEYQKHVHRIIPTLRGYQ; encoded by the coding sequence TTGGTTTTGTCCGTAATCATACTTGTGCTTTGTCTGATAGGATTTGCATCCATCCATAGCCTTATGGCAAGCCTGCGTTTTAAGCGCTTAGCTATGCAGGTCTTGGGATCAAAGGGAGAAGTATTGTATATGCCTCTATTCAGCCTAGTTGCAATTTTAACTATATCACCGCTGCCTTACCTGTTTTACAAAAATCCTGGAGAAATCCTTTACATAGTGCCTTCCCCCTGGCGCTGGGTGATGGTGATCGGACAGTTGATTGCCGGGATCATTACCCTCAGGGCTTTTACAGATGCACCTCAACGATTCAAAATACGGGCACAGCTCTCTGCTCCAAATACTACTGAAGCAGGCTCTCTTAATATCCGTGGCATTTATCGATGGGTCAGGGATCCGTTCACATTCTCCACCCTGATAATAATGCTGCTAACCCCCTTCATGACCACAAACCTGCTTATTATATATATTGTAACCACCATATACCTGTACTTTGGATCACGGCACTGGGAAACAAGACTTGTGGCACAATTCGGTGATGAATACAAAGAATACCAGAAACATGTGCATAGGATAATTCCTACGTTGAGAGGATATCAATAG
- a CDS encoding ABC transporter ATP-binding protein, which translates to MGTVKIIIVKNLKRYYGTGKTAVKALNGISFEITKGEFVAIMGASGSGKTTLLRILALLDDATDGEYTIRGLEVSSLPETERSYYRLTQVGYVFQDYALINEMSSAENVYVLSMMEGKSKKESYAIALEALDKVGLKGKYDRVPGELSGGEKQRVAIARAIAKKPDIMFADEPCANLDTNNSKQVLEVFKELNEKYGQTIVMVTHEPWHVEYVSRVITLEDGIIISDERINKTTNA; encoded by the coding sequence ATGGGGACGGTAAAAATAATCATTGTAAAAAATCTAAAAAGATATTACGGAACCGGAAAAACTGCTGTTAAGGCTCTGAATGGTATTTCTTTTGAAATTACTAAAGGGGAGTTTGTAGCCATCATGGGTGCATCTGGTAGTGGCAAGACTACTCTGCTGAGGATATTGGCATTGTTAGATGATGCAACAGATGGTGAATACACTATAAGAGGGTTAGAGGTTTCAAGTCTCCCTGAAACAGAAAGAAGTTATTACCGGCTAACTCAGGTTGGTTATGTCTTTCAGGATTATGCACTAATTAATGAGATGAGTTCTGCAGAGAATGTATATGTGCTTTCAATGATGGAAGGTAAATCGAAGAAGGAATCATATGCAATTGCTCTTGAAGCATTAGATAAGGTTGGCCTTAAAGGAAAATATGACAGAGTCCCTGGTGAATTATCGGGTGGTGAAAAGCAAAGAGTTGCAATTGCAAGAGCCATAGCAAAAAAACCTGATATAATGTTTGCTGACGAGCCCTGTGCCAACCTGGACACTAACAATTCAAAACAAGTACTGGAAGTATTTAAAGAACTGAATGAAAAATATGGCCAGACGATTGTGATGGTAACACATGAACCTTGGCATGTAGAGTATGTCAGTAGGGTGATCACACTTGAAGATGGTATTATAATTAGTGATGAGAGAATAAACAAAACAACTAATGCATAA
- a CDS encoding FtsX-like permease family protein: MINDIRVGALIAYCSVRRGNKKTLIFIVFVLSLIFLNLVFLPSMLGGMTVLFTGMMQDYAYGDIVIEPTGHNTYINNADSVLAKVRAVEGVRAATKRLDAGASIEYKQNVVGVTITGLLPTEEYDISRYPYIITEGDFLGDLSQDEIIIGAMIAGTGFGSEIYDNLGEVRPGALVDVTYSNGVKRTYKVKGIMEGTFELVDLNALVNYKEIENVYGLDDGKATSVVVRVDKQGSEEQIQDKIRDAGVNEQVFTWADKSEALIKQAMQSIGAINIMSKFVSLIVGAALILIIIYINILNRKKEIGILKAVGITPRSIVLSYAFLSTFYVSLGIFAGLMLYFTLMLYFQANPVTFYETMHISPTIDPMLLIQSVVTMLTLSVIAGILPAWSVSRESILKAIWGR; encoded by the coding sequence ATGATTAATGATATTCGGGTGGGGGCTCTTATTGCATACTGTAGTGTGAGAAGAGGGAACAAGAAAACGCTGATATTCATTGTTTTTGTTCTCTCTCTAATTTTTTTGAACTTAGTATTCCTTCCATCGATGTTAGGAGGAATGACTGTTCTATTTACTGGTATGATGCAAGACTATGCTTATGGAGATATTGTTATTGAACCAACAGGCCATAATACTTACATCAACAATGCTGATAGCGTATTGGCAAAAGTCAGAGCTGTAGAAGGTGTGAGAGCTGCAACAAAACGACTGGATGCTGGTGCATCTATTGAGTATAAACAGAATGTTGTAGGGGTCACTATAACGGGTTTACTTCCTACAGAAGAGTATGATATTTCAAGATATCCATATATTATCACTGAAGGAGATTTTCTGGGAGATCTATCTCAGGATGAGATCATTATTGGTGCTATGATCGCAGGTACAGGTTTTGGATCAGAAATTTATGATAATCTAGGTGAAGTAAGACCTGGAGCACTTGTTGATGTTACATATAGCAATGGTGTAAAGAGGACTTATAAAGTCAAAGGTATCATGGAAGGCACTTTTGAGCTTGTTGACCTTAATGCTTTGGTTAATTACAAGGAAATTGAAAACGTATACGGTTTAGATGATGGTAAAGCTACTAGTGTAGTTGTAAGGGTTGACAAGCAAGGGAGCGAAGAACAAATACAGGATAAAATAAGAGACGCTGGAGTGAATGAGCAAGTTTTTACGTGGGCTGATAAATCCGAGGCTCTCATAAAGCAAGCAATGCAAAGCATTGGTGCTATAAACATTATGTCAAAGTTCGTGAGTTTGATTGTGGGCGCAGCTTTGATACTTATAATTATCTATATCAACATACTCAATAGGAAAAAAGAAATTGGAATTCTAAAAGCAGTAGGAATTACTCCACGATCTATTGTGTTATCCTATGCATTCCTTAGCACTTTCTACGTTTCTCTTGGTATTTTTGCAGGATTGATGCTATATTTTACACTTATGCTATATTTCCAGGCAAATCCCGTAACATTTTATGAAACTATGCACATAAGTCCCACTATTGATCCTATGCTGCTTATTCAAAGCGTAGTTACCATGCTTACACTATCAGTGATAGCCGGTATTCTACCTGCTTGGAGTGTATCAAGAGAGAGTATACTCAAAGCTATATGGGGACGGTAA
- a CDS encoding COG1361 S-layer family protein produces the protein MDKNAKTTYLLLLVFTVLLIVTTIAQASSGDECLRAVVDDISPSSVGIDEQFTVGISLESCGNTVPDNITFEIISSPPDIVIIESLVTHIPKFVYSGSERQLIYHMKTTPDAKPGPHIIKMKLTYGNDAKWVSYYDVEVTVTGEHAEPRISSVKTNPEYIYEGDTVDLSLGIDNFGKAIAKSVEVSLEHGFKGIKNSTIGTLGLNGSQTALFKFKTNRTGTFAIPVIIEYEDDYGIQKDNYSIMITVLDKKGSLNLASVKVTPVLPQVGDTVELTMRIENSGERTISSVRVYADHPFKGLKESFIGTLDPNGDGPAVLTFIANQSGEYEIPVTITYSDDFGEEQIRTNINLIVLKSDSSYGTVLIILLILGVIGGLIYINYRTKKSKDKIIKQLMEGRDNSDKNEK, from the coding sequence ATGGACAAGAATGCAAAAACGACATATCTTTTGTTATTAGTCTTTACAGTTCTCTTGATAGTTACTACTATTGCTCAAGCAAGTTCTGGTGATGAATGTTTGAGGGCAGTTGTAGACGATATAAGTCCAAGTTCAGTAGGCATTGATGAACAATTTACTGTGGGAATAAGTCTTGAGAGCTGTGGTAATACAGTTCCTGATAATATCACTTTTGAAATAATAAGTTCTCCTCCCGATATTGTAATAATAGAAAGTCTGGTCACTCATATCCCCAAATTTGTTTATAGCGGCAGTGAAAGGCAGTTGATATACCACATGAAGACAACTCCGGACGCTAAACCTGGTCCTCATATTATAAAAATGAAATTGACATATGGAAATGATGCAAAATGGGTCTCATATTACGATGTTGAGGTAACAGTAACAGGTGAGCATGCGGAACCACGGATATCTTCTGTCAAAACAAATCCTGAATATATCTATGAGGGAGATACAGTTGATTTAAGTTTGGGCATAGATAACTTTGGTAAAGCAATAGCAAAATCTGTAGAAGTTAGTTTAGAACATGGGTTTAAAGGAATTAAAAACTCCACAATTGGAACTCTTGGTCTAAACGGCAGTCAAACTGCATTATTCAAATTCAAAACTAATAGAACAGGAACATTTGCAATTCCTGTTATTATAGAGTATGAAGATGATTATGGTATCCAGAAGGATAACTATAGCATTATGATTACTGTTCTTGACAAAAAAGGAAGTTTGAATCTTGCATCTGTAAAAGTTACTCCTGTTCTTCCTCAAGTGGGCGATACTGTAGAATTAACTATGAGAATTGAAAACTCAGGTGAGAGGACAATAAGTTCAGTAAGAGTCTATGCTGATCATCCATTCAAAGGACTAAAAGAATCTTTTATAGGAACTCTTGATCCAAATGGAGATGGACCTGCTGTACTCACTTTCATAGCTAATCAGTCCGGAGAATATGAAATTCCTGTAACCATAACATATAGTGATGATTTCGGTGAAGAACAAATTCGAACGAATATCAATCTTATTGTCCTAAAAAGCGATAGTAGTTACGGGACGGTTTTAATAATTCTATTGATCCTTGGAGTAATTGGAGGATTAATTTATATTAATTATAGAACAAAAAAATCAAAAGATAAGATCATTAAACAGTTAATGGAAGGCAGAGATAACTCTGATAAAAACGAAAAATAA
- a CDS encoding S8 family peptidase translates to MNLNLRNKILVLITIYSILMLLVPISATPQEDVNSGDILEKDAGIQKSEKYVPEEILVKFKSGFSDKDVDNINSKNEVSVLSTSPYAGFKTLKVPKSKTVEEMVEIYSKNPNVEYAVPNYVMYATMVPNDPLYVYQWNFKPSNGINVTDAWDISTGKDVIVAVIDTGVASNAPDLSDTNFVQGYDFVNLDNDPTDDNGHGTHVTGTIAQSTNNGIGVAGVAYGCTIMPVKVLDASGSGTLSQLVDGIYYASGKNNQYQADVISMSLGFPPSVTAKNLRPLFSALDYAYSKGIVIVAAAGNNAVSTVCYPAAYEKCIAVGATRYDGTRSYYSNYGSALDIMAPGGDMSIDQSGDRQPDGILQNTLGSSPGTFDYYLYQGTSMATPHVSGVAALLIANGVKGPENVRQAMQSSAKDMGATGWDSGYGWGIVDAYKALTYYSAPELTGEVSIGDVEVTYSTTPVGKNKIITAKVIVTIVDTNNMGVKGATVSGEWSGATTDSDSGVTDSSGKVTLYSNEMEVLKANTATFTFTVKDVSYTVPWDGNQASGTITYAK, encoded by the coding sequence ATGAATTTAAATCTAAGAAATAAGATACTTGTGTTGATAACCATTTATTCAATATTAATGCTGCTAGTGCCAATATCTGCAACACCGCAAGAAGATGTAAATTCTGGTGATATATTAGAGAAAGATGCAGGTATTCAGAAAAGTGAAAAATACGTTCCTGAAGAAATACTTGTTAAATTTAAATCTGGATTTTCAGATAAAGATGTGGACAATATCAACTCCAAAAATGAGGTTTCTGTTCTGTCTACAAGTCCTTATGCAGGCTTTAAGACATTGAAAGTTCCAAAGAGTAAGACCGTTGAAGAGATGGTTGAGATTTATAGTAAAAACCCAAATGTTGAGTATGCTGTGCCAAATTATGTTATGTACGCTACCATGGTACCTAATGATCCGCTTTATGTATACCAATGGAACTTCAAGCCTTCAAACGGTATAAATGTTACAGATGCATGGGATATTTCTACAGGAAAGGATGTGATTGTTGCTGTTATTGATACCGGAGTCGCCTCTAATGCTCCAGATCTTTCAGATACAAATTTTGTTCAAGGCTATGATTTTGTAAATCTTGATAATGATCCTACTGATGACAATGGTCATGGAACCCATGTGACTGGAACCATAGCTCAAAGCACAAATAATGGGATAGGAGTTGCAGGTGTAGCTTATGGTTGTACAATAATGCCCGTGAAGGTATTAGATGCAAGTGGCAGTGGTACCCTGAGTCAGCTTGTAGACGGGATATATTACGCCAGTGGTAAAAATAATCAATATCAAGCAGATGTAATTAGCATGAGCTTGGGATTTCCTCCTTCTGTAACTGCAAAGAACCTGCGTCCCCTTTTCTCCGCACTTGATTATGCATACTCTAAAGGTATTGTCATAGTAGCAGCTGCAGGTAATAATGCGGTTTCAACGGTGTGTTATCCAGCTGCCTATGAGAAATGCATAGCTGTTGGTGCAACCAGATACGATGGGACACGTTCTTATTACTCCAACTATGGAAGTGCTCTTGATATTATGGCACCGGGAGGGGACATGAGTATAGATCAGAGTGGAGATCGTCAACCGGATGGTATACTTCAGAATACATTAGGCTCTAGCCCTGGAACTTTTGATTATTATCTCTATCAGGGGACTTCGATGGCAACTCCACATGTTTCAGGCGTAGCAGCCTTGCTAATAGCAAATGGTGTCAAAGGGCCGGAAAATGTAAGACAAGCAATGCAGTCAAGTGCAAAGGATATGGGTGCTACTGGCTGGGATTCTGGATATGGGTGGGGCATAGTCGATGCGTATAAAGCACTTACTTATTACTCAGCACCTGAACTGACTGGGGAGGTATCTATCGGTGATGTGGAAGTGACATATAGTACAACGCCTGTTGGGAAGAATAAGATAATAACTGCAAAAGTTATTGTAACCATAGTTGACACTAATAATATGGGAGTAAAAGGAGCAACTGTGTCAGGTGAATGGAGTGGTGCAACCACTGATTCAGATTCCGGTGTTACGGACTCCAGTGGGAAAGTAACCTTATATTCGAATGAAATGGAGGTCCTTAAGGCTAATACTGCAACCTTCACTTTCACCGTGAAGGACGTTTCTTATACTGTCCCATGGGATGGAAATCAAGCATCCGGTACAATAACTTATGCAAAATGA
- a CDS encoding cytochrome c gives MMAKMENYFLGLIGVAIIAILIIIAYMMSLQTSGYNNGSGYGSMIGPGYGGMMGSGYGNGMMGTGYGQQGSMMGTGYAYSYNVEGIKTEFESNGETIYYTGFNETGKRITTSYGPQWLYIHGGSCVNCHGVDGKGGVPVMMGYTIPADITYASLTTEEDHPFTDEDIKTAIRDGFEPSGESLSLTMPRWQMSDKDLNDILQYIKTLK, from the coding sequence ATGATGGCTAAAATGGAAAATTACTTTTTGGGTCTTATTGGAGTTGCCATTATTGCAATTCTAATAATAATAGCTTATATGATGAGTCTGCAGACATCCGGATACAACAATGGATCAGGCTATGGCAGCATGATAGGACCTGGATACGGAGGTATGATGGGTTCGGGTTACGGAAATGGAATGATGGGGACCGGTTATGGCCAGCAAGGAAGTATGATGGGAACAGGCTATGCTTATTCCTACAATGTTGAAGGCATCAAAACCGAATTCGAGTCAAACGGTGAAACTATCTATTACACCGGATTCAATGAAACAGGCAAGAGAATCACTACATCCTACGGCCCCCAATGGCTCTACATACACGGAGGAAGCTGTGTCAATTGTCACGGAGTGGATGGTAAAGGAGGAGTACCTGTGATGATGGGCTACACAATACCGGCTGATATCACATATGCTTCACTAACCACAGAAGAGGATCACCCATTTACTGATGAGGATATCAAGACAGCTATCAGAGATGGATTTGAGCCTTCCGGAGAGTCTCTGTCGCTAACAATGCCGAGATGGCAAATGTCTGATAAAGACCTCAATGATATACTTCAATATATCAAGACACTTAAGTAA
- a CDS encoding ATP-binding protein, which yields MPSKTENFSIPLHEENSREYCEDSIVVISSEGIITSAYENWQELVENNCLDPKGYAEGTDYLKICDEATSKGSEEAAVLVKGIRDVIRGKLKKFIFEFFPYDLSEKHCILKIQPLSKNCPSSVILQYVDITQKKEEEKKIKDEITTWRMLFEQSLDGLVLIDQTGKVFKANQKFAEMLGYSLDEIHELHIWDWDAFFSRDHLLEMIKGADSKKIISETCHRRKDGILTNVEIHGDLVIFEEKKFIFCVCRDITKRKQAEEILLHAKLIAENASRSKGEFLSTMSHELRTPLNSIIGFSDILLIGTVGNLNEKQTKYIYNISNSGHHLLKIINDILDFSKVEAGKMELNFEYFPISNAIEEVKTLISPLAFKKNIEIDVKIEPELGSIKADRTKFNQILNNLLSNAIKFTPDKGKVSITAKRIGHVIEVSVIDRGIGIAMNDLSKLFQPFKQLNSYMTREHEGTGLGLVLVKKYVEMHGGKIWVTSEVGKGTKFTFTIQDS from the coding sequence ATGCCTTCAAAAACCGAGAACTTTTCAATCCCTTTACATGAGGAGAATTCAAGGGAATATTGTGAAGATAGCATTGTTGTTATATCTTCGGAAGGAATAATCACTTCTGCCTATGAAAATTGGCAAGAGTTAGTTGAAAATAATTGCCTCGACCCTAAGGGATATGCTGAAGGAACTGATTACCTAAAAATCTGTGACGAAGCCACCAGTAAAGGGTCAGAAGAAGCTGCTGTTTTGGTGAAGGGGATAAGGGATGTAATTAGAGGAAAACTAAAAAAATTCATATTTGAATTTTTCCCTTATGACCTTAGTGAAAAACACTGCATTTTGAAAATACAGCCACTTTCCAAAAACTGCCCTTCAAGTGTGATATTGCAATATGTAGATATCACTCAAAAGAAGGAAGAAGAGAAGAAAATAAAAGATGAGATTACTACGTGGCGTATGCTTTTTGAGCAATCTCTGGATGGATTAGTTCTTATTGACCAGACGGGGAAGGTTTTCAAGGCAAACCAAAAATTTGCTGAAATGCTTGGTTATTCATTGGATGAGATTCACGAATTACACATTTGGGATTGGGATGCATTTTTTTCACGCGATCATTTGCTGGAAATGATCAAAGGTGCTGATAGTAAAAAGATCATTAGCGAAACTTGCCATCGCCGTAAAGATGGTATTTTAACTAATGTTGAAATTCATGGAGATTTAGTGATATTTGAAGAAAAGAAATTTATTTTTTGTGTGTGTCGTGATATTACAAAAAGAAAACAAGCTGAGGAAATATTACTACATGCTAAACTAATCGCTGAGAATGCGAGCCGGAGCAAGGGAGAGTTCCTATCAACCATGAGCCACGAGCTGAGAACTCCGCTTAATTCGATCATAGGTTTTTCTGATATACTGCTCATTGGAACTGTTGGAAATCTTAATGAAAAACAGACAAAGTACATATATAACATTTCAAATAGTGGTCATCATCTCCTAAAAATAATCAACGATATTCTGGATTTTTCGAAAGTAGAAGCCGGTAAAATGGAACTTAACTTCGAATACTTCCCTATTTCGAATGCGATCGAGGAAGTAAAGACGCTAATATCTCCTCTTGCATTCAAGAAGAACATTGAGATTGATGTTAAGATCGAGCCAGAGCTTGGTAGCATCAAAGCAGATAGAACCAAATTCAACCAGATACTCAATAACCTTCTAAGTAATGCTATTAAGTTCACACCGGATAAGGGTAAAGTAAGCATAACTGCAAAACGTATTGGTCACGTTATTGAGGTCAGTGTGATAGATAGAGGGATAGGGATTGCAATGAATGACCTTAGTAAATTGTTCCAACCATTTAAACAGTTGAACTCATATATGACACGTGAACATGAAGGCACCGGACTTGGTCTGGTTCTTGTAAAAAAGTATGTTGAGATGCACGGTGGTAAGATATGGGTGACAAGTGAAGTTGGAAAGGGTACCAAATTCACTTTCACGATTCAAGATAGCTAA